A genome region from Bufo gargarizans isolate SCDJY-AF-19 chromosome 2, ASM1485885v1, whole genome shotgun sequence includes the following:
- the LOC122929581 gene encoding uncharacterized protein LOC122929581 encodes MNVAHYLQKINCNQRIPLIAVIFIILYSGVGTLCTAEKTRCEQICSTYYISLIWNAPGPPKMADNTLSFADNEISTVLAQVTSSSDFLQTPAVELQERDLERETKKLQNFELHSVTLAEYLKTKMIPRGLRIRTRPTFFKDNPEYCTKFEQILNKCSIDIMTLTLMYIHSAMTELKIKIRAIESQLLDLLSKDEYNSLQEKVATILLERRKEIEFNKKKKFLRDTEDYKSNRIYHWPDSTGFSPRRSGRASSMDSQRSASSQDSRHSDEQRRPKNTRRPPRTGTSQQQTSSITTRSQLPYDSIITHSTQLSPSSESLVINISSTPLSPSELTLLQRGLYFCPSYGLNSFELELDLLRFFRNIRLRAHFEDENREVHPTPEKEGSLISSRDLGLRTKSTYMPPRNQPAVETFIKLVQRDTDTFIKGVREGQYKYTNNLTNTERVSLDALKRAKKVILKPADKGGALVVMDKTQYVAEVHRQLNDTAVYKKLDHNPTSSIATLINNTLRHYHTKGTIDTQTVNFLTKAFPIIPVFYVLPKIHKDLHHPPGRPIVASTESILSPLSIFLEKILTPHVKHTTSFLLDTTSFLKVIRQLDPLPSNTFLVTWDVTSLYTSIKYEKGMDAVKTMLTNTDLHKDIISLCLDLLQLVLHHNFFMFQDTFYLQVQGTAMGSNVAPPYANCFMAHFETIYVYPSDLFITHCKLWKRYIDDIFCIWTGTAESLLTFHNHLNSIWPELQFTIHYNNSSIAYLDTVVTINSQGKLKTDLYRKDTDRNSLLHFSSFHPPMTKKSLPCSQLKRIQTIVDDPVTLTKRADEMKQRFRTRGYPEHTLKTNISNKNPRNNKKRIPFVHTFHPSTNKVLHIIRNHWPILKKAYPKIEEFHNPILSCNRRPRNLQDNLVRADLGSETRLPRQIFLQTQRKGTFPCLTCSQCSNVQKGSQFTHPQTDKTFHINGFFTCDTDFVVYLIKCPCRMAYVGETTQKARDRICQHKSTIRRKNLLLPVPAHFDKHKHSISQLKYQIIEQVPSPRRGGNRIKNLKLREAYWIHTLQTLHPKGMNKEYEIQCLL; translated from the coding sequence ATGAATGTCGCACAttacctgcaaaaaataaactgCAATCAAAGAATACCTCTCATAGCTGTCATTTTTATTATACTATAttctggggtgggaaccctatgtaCAGCTGAGAAAACCCGGTGTGAACAAATTTGTTCTACATATTACATTTCCCTGATTTGGAACGCACCAGGACCACCAAAAATGGCTGACAACACCCTATCCTTTGCGGATAACGAGATTTCAACCGTTCTGGCGCAAGTCACCTCATCCAGTGATTTTCTCCAGACACCGGCAGTAGAACTGCAAGAAAGAGATCTTGAACGTGAGACCAAGAAGCTGCAAAACTTTGAACTACATAGTGTCACGCTGGCCGAGTACCTCAAAACCAAGATGATCCCTAGGGGACTACGGATACGGACACGTCCGACGTTCTTCAAGGACAATCCAGAATATTGTACCAAATTCGAACAGATTCTCAATAAGTGTTCGATAGATATCATGACGCTGACCCTGATGTACATCCATTCAGCTATGACGGAACTAAAAATCAAGATTCGAGCTATAGAATCACAACTGCTTGACCTCCTATCTAAAGATGAATACAATAGTCTACAAGAAAAGGTAGCCACTATCCTCCTGGAAAGACGAAAAGAAATCGAATTCAATAAGAAAAAGAAATTTCTGAGAGATACAGAAGACTACAAGAGCAATAGAATCTACCACTGGCCCGATTCCACCGGATTTAGTCCGAGGAGAAGTGGAAGAGCATCCTCCATGGACTCACAGAGATCAGCTTCAAGCCAGGATTCTCGTCATTCTGATGAACAACGCAGACCGAAGAATACCCGTAGACCACCTAGAACTGGGACATCACAACAGCAAACGTCATCCATCACTACCAGATCCCAGCTACCGTATGATTCAATTATCACACATTCTACACAATTGTCACCATCATCAGAGTcactggtgattaatatctcctcgaCTCCCCTCAGCCCATCAGAACTGACTTTATTACAAAGAGGACTATATTTCTGCCCCTCATACGGTCTAAACAGTTTTGAACTGGAACTTGATTTACTGCGTTTCTTCAGAAATATTCGCCTTCGAGCACATTTCGAAGATGAAAACAGGGAAGTACATCCCACTCCTGAGAAGGAAGGATCGCTTATATCATCTCGGGACTTAGGCTTACGTACTAAAAGTACATACATGCCCCCACGTAATCAACCAGCTGTGGAAACTTTTATTAAATTGGTACAAAGAGACACTGACACTTTCATAAAAGGAGTCAGAGAGGGCCAATACAAATATACGAATAACCTTACAAACACAGAAAGAGTATCTTTAGATGCACTGAAACGGGCTAAAAAGGTGATTTTGAAACCTGCAGATAAAGGGGGAGCCCTGGTCGTGATGGACAAAACACAATACGTGGCAGAAGTACACCGCCAACTTAACGACACAGCAGTCTATAAAAAGTTAGACCACAACCCCACGTCATCTATAGCCACCCTAATCAATAATACCTTAAGACACTATCACACGAAGGGTACTATTGATACTCAAACTGTCAATTTTCTAACCAAAGCCTTCCCCATCATACCAGTCTTCTACGTACTACCTAAAATTCATAAAGATCTCCATCATCCCCCTGGCCGACCAATAGTTGCATCCACTGAATCCATATTATCCCCTCTATCTATCTTTCTTGAAAAGATCCTCACCCCTCATGTTAAACATACTACATCTTTCCTTTTGGACACTACTTCATTCCTCAAAGTAATCAGACAATTGGATCCATTACCATCTAACACGTTTCTAGTTACCTGGGATGTCACGAGTTTATATACTTCTATCAAATACGAAAAGGGCATGGATGCAGTTAAGACGATGTTGACCAATACCGATTTACATAAAGATATAATTTCACTATGCCTTGATCTTCTCCAACTAGTGCTTCACCACAACTTCTTTATGTTCCAGGACACATTTTATTTACAGGTACAGGGTACCGCTATGGGGTCAAACGTGGCCCCGCCTTAtgcaaattgctttatggcacatTTTGAGACCATTTATGTATACCCATCAGACCTCTTCATAACACACTGCAAGCTATGGAaaagatacatagacgacatcttctgCATCTGGACTGGAACAGCAGAATCTCTCCTAACATTTCACAATCACTTGAATTCCATATGGCCAGAGCTCCAGTTCACCATCCACTATAACAACTCATCAATAGCCTACCTGGACACAGTTGTTACCATAAATTCCCAGGGTAAACTCAAAACTGACTTATATCGCAAAGACACTGACCGTAACAGCTTACTTCATTTCTCCAGTTTCCATCCACCCATGACAAAAAAATCCTTACCATGTTCACAACTAAAAAGAATCCAAACCATAGTAGATGATCCCGTCACACTAACAAAAAGGGCGGATGAAATGAAACAGAGGTTTAGGACCAGGGGTTACCCAGAACATACCCTCAAGACGAATATCAGCAATAAGAATCCAAGAAATAATAAGAAAAGAATCCCATTTGTCCACACCTTTCATCCCAGCACTAACAAAGTTTTGCACATCATCCGCAACCACTGGCCAATTTTGAAGAAAGCATATCCTAAAATAGAGGAATTCCACAACCCAATACTCTCATGCAATCGCCGTCCCCGCAATCTGCAAGATAACTTGGTAAGGGCGGATCTGGGTTCCGAGACACGCTTACCTAGACAGATCTTTTTGCAGACCCAAAGGAAAGGTACATTTCCATGCCTCACATGTTCCCAATGTTCTAATGTGCAGAAAGGCTCCCAGTTTACACACCCCCAAACGGACAAAACGTTTCATATAAATGGTTTTTTCACTTGTGACACAGACTTTGTCGTCTACCTTATAAAATGTCCTTGCAGAATGGCTTATGTAGGAGAAACCACTCAAAAAGCACGCGACAGGATTTGTCAACACAAATCAACAATTCGAAGGAAAAATCTACTGCTACCAGTCCCGGCGCATTTTGATAAACACAAACACTCTATATCCCAATTAAAATACCAAATAATAGAACAGGTACCTTCACCCCGCAGAGGGGGTAATAGGATCAAAAATCTTAAACTCAGAGAAGCTTATTGGATCCATACACTGCAGACCCTCCATCCAAAAGGAATGAACAAAGAATATGAAATCCAATGTCTATTATAA